The sequence below is a genomic window from Spirochaetaceae bacterium.
GTTGTACGATGCCCGTCACCGTTACCGGGAAGGGTTGGTGTTTCCGCCTTGGATTGCAACCCCGCCCAGGCAGGCACCGGCGACTTGCAGTGCGTGCACGTCGAGCCTACAATGCACGCATGACGAAGACGCATACTCAGTACACGATCAGGCGGGTGCCGTCGCGGCTTGACCAGGAACTGCGCAGGAAGGCGCGCGAAGAGCAGCGGAGCTTGAACGAGATGGCCTTGCGTGCGCTGGAGCGGGGATTGGGCTTGGCCGAGGAACAGCCTCGTTACCACGACTTGGATGACCTTGCCGGCACCTGGGTGGACGATCCGGAGTTCGATCGGGCCATCGAGGCGATGGATCAGGTGGACCCGGAGCTGTGGCGTTGACGTTCGCGCTGGACACCAACCGCTACGGCGACTTCTGCGCCGGTGACCGGGACGTCCTGGATCGCGTGCAGTTGGCCGAGCGGATCGTGTTGCCATTCGTGACTCTCGCGGAGCTGCGTGCCGGCTTCCGGTGCGGCACCAGGGCCGCCGAAAACGAGCGCGTCCTGCAGCGCTTCCTCACTCGGCCTCGCGTAGACGTGCTCTACGCCAGTGACGACACCACCCGGCACTATGCGCAACTCTTCGCGCAGCTTCGCAATCAGGGCACGCCGATCCCGGTGAACGACCTCTGGATCGCCGCCCTGGTCATGGAGCACGGTTTGCATCTCTACTCCCGCGACAGTCACTTCGACCATCTGCCGCAGCTCCCGCGCGTGGAATGAGCGAGGCGTATGGTGCCGGCCCGACGGTACGGCATGGCTGAGCGTTACTACCGAGCGGGTGCCATCGGCCACACCGGAGCCGGCGGCTTCGGGCACGGCTTGCACCGTGCTTTCCGCGGAGTGGCCGGCGTCGAGATGGTGGCGGTGGCCGATCCCGATCCGGAGGGGCGGGCACGCGCCCAGGCGGAGGCGGAGGCGCGGCGCGGCTATGCCGACTACCGGGAGATGCTGGCGCGCGAGGAGCT
It includes:
- a CDS encoding type II toxin-antitoxin system VapC family toxin, yielding MTFALDTNRYGDFCAGDRDVLDRVQLAERIVLPFVTLAELRAGFRCGTRAAENERVLQRFLTRPRVDVLYASDDTTRHYAQLFAQLRNQGTPIPVNDLWIAALVMEHGLHLYSRDSHFDHLPQLPRVE